One genomic segment of Clostridium saccharoperbutylacetonicum N1-4(HMT) includes these proteins:
- a CDS encoding phospho-sugar mutase, with protein MNYKEKYNLWIESDVINEETKNELKSISDEKEIEDRFYQDLDFGTGGLRGIIGAGSNRMNIYTVAKATQGFADYLNANFKEPSLAIAYDSRNMSKEFAKAAALTLCANNVKVFLYESLRPTPVLSFTVRELKCAGGIVVTASHNPKIYNGYKVYDEFGGQVTDEKANIIINCVNAVDDFSKIKSIDEKEALEKGLLKYIGEDVDRAYYDRVKGLTIRTDLVKEKADNLNVIYTPIHGSGNVPVRAVLKELGYSNVKVVKEQEAPDGNFPTASYPNPENPDVFKLALDMAKDENPDIIFGTDPDCDRIGVVVKDSSGEYKVLTGNQTGLLLTHYVLSSLKETNKLPQNGVVIKTIVTTEGARSIAEDFDIELMDVLTGFKYIGEKIREFEDAGNKTYLFGFEESYGYLAGNFVRDKDAVIASMLICEMCLYYKQQGKSLYDALIDLYEKYGYFTENLVSIELKGKEGQEKIASCIEAMRNDPLNEVDGVKIVKRLDYKLSTEEDTVNNTKTTIDLPKSNVLKYILENGSYFVVRPSGTEPKMKVYLAVKSNSLDNAGKDIAEFKEKVMEKINAKLS; from the coding sequence TTATGGATTGAATCTGATGTTATTAATGAGGAAACAAAAAATGAATTAAAGAGTATATCTGATGAAAAAGAAATTGAAGATAGATTTTATCAAGACCTTGATTTTGGAACTGGTGGATTAAGAGGAATTATTGGTGCTGGAAGTAACAGAATGAATATATATACTGTTGCTAAAGCTACACAAGGATTTGCTGATTATTTAAATGCAAATTTTAAGGAGCCTTCACTAGCAATAGCTTATGATTCAAGAAATATGTCTAAAGAGTTTGCTAAAGCAGCTGCCTTAACTTTATGTGCAAATAATGTGAAAGTATTTCTATATGAAAGTTTAAGACCAACTCCAGTATTATCATTTACAGTTAGAGAGTTAAAATGCGCTGGTGGTATAGTAGTAACAGCCTCTCATAATCCAAAAATATATAATGGGTATAAAGTATATGATGAATTTGGTGGTCAAGTTACTGATGAAAAAGCTAACATAATAATTAATTGTGTTAATGCTGTAGATGATTTTTCAAAAATTAAAAGTATAGATGAAAAAGAAGCTTTAGAAAAAGGCTTATTAAAATATATTGGTGAAGATGTTGATAGAGCTTACTATGATAGAGTTAAAGGTTTAACTATAAGAACTGATTTAGTTAAGGAAAAAGCTGATAATTTAAATGTAATTTATACTCCAATTCATGGCTCAGGGAATGTTCCAGTAAGAGCTGTGTTAAAGGAATTAGGATATAGTAATGTAAAAGTAGTCAAGGAACAAGAAGCTCCAGATGGAAACTTCCCAACAGCGTCGTATCCTAATCCAGAAAATCCAGATGTATTTAAGTTAGCTTTGGATATGGCTAAAGATGAAAATCCAGATATAATATTTGGTACAGATCCAGATTGCGACAGAATTGGTGTTGTAGTTAAAGACAGTTCAGGAGAATACAAAGTTTTAACTGGTAATCAAACAGGTTTACTTTTAACTCACTATGTATTAAGTTCGTTAAAAGAAACTAATAAATTGCCTCAAAATGGTGTTGTTATTAAAACAATAGTAACGACAGAAGGTGCTAGAAGCATTGCAGAAGATTTTGATATTGAACTTATGGATGTATTAACTGGTTTTAAATATATCGGTGAAAAAATAAGAGAATTTGAAGATGCCGGAAACAAAACTTATTTATTTGGTTTTGAAGAAAGTTATGGATATCTTGCAGGTAACTTTGTTCGTGATAAGGATGCTGTAATAGCTTCGATGTTAATATGTGAAATGTGTCTTTATTATAAACAACAAGGAAAGAGTCTTTATGATGCATTAATTGATTTATATGAAAAGTATGGTTATTTTACAGAAAATCTTGTTTCTATAGAATTAAAAGGAAAAGAAGGTCAAGAAAAAATAGCTAGTTGTATTGAAGCAATGAGAAATGACCCACTAAATGAAGTAGATGGGGTTAAAATTGTTAAAAGATTAGACTATAAACTAAGCACAGAGGAAGATACAGTAAATAATACAAAAACTACTATTGACTTACCTAAGTCTAATGTATTAAAGTACATCTTAGAGAATGGTTCATATTTTGTTGTAAGACCATCAGGAACTGAACCAAAGATGAAGGTTTATTTAGCAGTAAAGAGCAATAGTTTAGATAATGCAGGTAAAGATATTGCAGAATTTAAAGAAAAAGTAATGGAAAAAATTAATGCAAAATTAAGCTAA
- a CDS encoding tetratricopeptide repeat protein: MSNYKTLYKDKLSKLLFLEMKKEGFKKNLNIPQEVKFKNDDLYMPISAEYVAANANNEIKLNNLPIYYFVEGMFIVFGADKNVKYIDDYGTILGYIPDSEECVKSLIADRIKKDRLEDAYILLKGLYRYTKEEEILTKLLAVGETIREKDSSFGELLLEDIDECKDNFEKSPEPYLYKALILKDKGDYKGAQVEINEYMNKGGKQTSEIKQIITDINNIGGFEKAVEYLKDEPKKAIDLLLPLSEEFKENPLIYYYLGVGYRRIDNYNKAIHYLTQSLSIESGSLETVNELGMNYACLGDYEEAVKYFRKAFEASKEVEICTNIVMCYINLGDKEQAKLNLDIAKKLAPEDPIVIEIDQMLNRTVK; encoded by the coding sequence ATGAGTAATTATAAAACACTATATAAAGACAAACTAAGTAAATTATTATTTTTAGAAATGAAAAAGGAAGGGTTTAAGAAAAATCTTAATATACCGCAAGAAGTAAAATTTAAAAATGATGATTTATATATGCCTATAAGTGCTGAGTATGTTGCAGCAAATGCTAATAATGAAATTAAGCTGAATAATTTACCAATATATTATTTTGTTGAAGGTATGTTTATTGTTTTTGGAGCAGATAAAAATGTTAAGTATATTGATGATTATGGGACAATTTTAGGATATATTCCTGATAGTGAGGAATGTGTGAAAAGTCTTATTGCAGATAGAATAAAAAAAGATAGACTAGAAGATGCTTATATTTTATTAAAGGGCTTATATAGGTATACAAAAGAAGAAGAAATATTAACTAAGCTTTTAGCAGTGGGAGAAACTATTAGGGAAAAAGATTCGAGTTTTGGGGAATTACTACTTGAAGATATAGATGAGTGTAAAGATAATTTTGAAAAATCTCCAGAACCATATCTTTATAAAGCTTTAATTCTCAAAGATAAAGGTGATTATAAAGGCGCTCAAGTGGAAATAAATGAATATATGAATAAAGGTGGGAAGCAGACATCAGAAATTAAGCAGATAATAACTGACATCAATAATATAGGTGGTTTTGAAAAAGCTGTTGAATATTTAAAGGATGAGCCTAAAAAAGCAATTGATTTATTACTTCCGTTAAGTGAAGAATTTAAGGAAAATCCATTAATTTATTATTATCTTGGTGTTGGTTATAGAAGAATTGATAATTATAACAAAGCAATTCATTATTTAACTCAAAGTCTTTCTATTGAATCAGGAAGTCTTGAAACTGTTAATGAACTTGGAATGAATTATGCTTGCTTAGGAGATTACGAAGAAGCAGTCAAATATTTTAGAAAAGCCTTTGAAGCATCTAAAGAAGTAGAAATATGCACAAATATAGTAATGTGTTACATAAACTTAGGGGATAAGGAACAGGCGAAACTTAATTTGGACATTGCTAAAAAGTTGGCACCAGAAGACCCTATAGTTATAGAAATAGATCAAATGTTAAATAGAACAGTAAAATAG
- a CDS encoding WecB/TagA/CpsF family glycosyltransferase translates to MFTNILDFKIFKEDMKSLMDYVNTFDKVNIVSGNPEILFNGLDDPILTNFFKHKNSVIIPDGVGTVIASKLIGDPVKEKIAGIDLVKEVLIKANKEKKSIYLLGAKEEIINKCVENIKLEFPDLKIAGFHNGFFDINNCNDIVEEISNSNPWAIFVAMGSPRQEIFIEKVMDKTNTHIFMGVGGVFDIFAGELKRAPKWMITLGLEWLYRVAKEPVRIKRLVAIPKFLLLVLKHRKK, encoded by the coding sequence ATGTTTACGAATATACTTGATTTTAAAATTTTTAAAGAAGATATGAAATCTCTAATGGATTATGTAAATACATTTGATAAAGTGAATATTGTATCAGGAAATCCTGAAATATTGTTTAATGGTTTGGATGATCCTATACTTACAAATTTTTTTAAACATAAGAATTCTGTAATAATTCCAGATGGAGTTGGAACCGTAATAGCATCAAAATTAATTGGAGATCCAGTCAAGGAAAAGATTGCAGGAATAGATTTAGTTAAAGAGGTACTTATTAAAGCAAATAAAGAAAAAAAATCAATTTATTTATTAGGGGCAAAGGAAGAAATAATAAATAAATGTGTAGAAAACATAAAGTTGGAATTTCCTGATTTGAAAATAGCAGGTTTTCATAATGGTTTTTTTGATATAAATAATTGCAATGATATTGTTGAGGAGATAAGTAATTCTAATCCTTGGGCAATTTTTGTGGCTATGGGGTCTCCAAGGCAGGAGATTTTTATTGAAAAAGTCATGGATAAAACAAATACTCACATATTTATGGGAGTTGGAGGAGTCTTTGATATATTTGCTGGAGAGCTTAAAAGAGCACCGAAATGGATGATAACATTAGGCCTAGAATGGCTATATAGAGTTGCAAAAGAACCAGTTAGAATAAAAAGATTAGTAGCTATACCTAAGTTTTTATTATTAGTGTTAAAGCATAGAAAGAAATAG
- the murJ gene encoding murein biosynthesis integral membrane protein MurJ — MKHKSTLIKSTFIIMLVTLVSRLLGLVRELLIGKGFGAGVYTDAYNIAVPIPETIFALVGLAISTAFLPTLSKIKAKKGKEEMYAFANNVISILLVVSIIIFIISSFFAKEIVYSFKPSEATATIAIGLLKITLLNILFLSINACFTALLQVNEDFVIPSILGLFFNLPMILYLLLCRNYDILGLTIANVLGNFFRVAVQVPSLITHGYKYRFCINLKDERLKAIIILIIPVVIGAGANSLNMLVDKYMAFGLHQDGAVSELEYAQKLIVFINTIIVTSVNSIVYPLMANMQSNEDKAGFVDILKKSIVYLAILLIPITIGIIIYNKEIISLAYERGAFDAKVVEATSPALFGYGFGVFFTGMRDILNSTLFTMGKTKVTTINGIIGVIINIIFCVILSKYMGIMGIALASVIAMAVTAILLFRSIVKLEKSLSIKGIVKKIGLITINSLIMGLIIITLVVYLKNKLSSLTLLLLGVIVGSIVYFILCYLFRIEEVIEIKDFILKKINR, encoded by the coding sequence ATGAAACATAAAAGTACCTTGATTAAATCTACTTTTATAATAATGTTAGTAACCTTAGTTAGTAGATTATTAGGTTTAGTTAGAGAATTACTTATTGGAAAAGGGTTTGGGGCTGGAGTATATACAGATGCGTACAATATTGCTGTACCAATACCAGAAACAATATTTGCTTTAGTTGGACTTGCAATATCAACAGCTTTTTTACCAACACTTAGTAAAATTAAAGCTAAGAAGGGTAAGGAGGAAATGTATGCCTTTGCAAACAACGTAATAAGTATACTTTTGGTTGTTTCAATTATTATTTTTATTATATCAAGTTTTTTTGCTAAGGAAATTGTATATTCATTTAAGCCTTCAGAAGCAACAGCAACTATTGCTATAGGGTTGTTAAAAATAACACTTTTAAATATATTATTTTTATCAATAAATGCTTGCTTTACAGCATTATTACAAGTAAATGAAGATTTTGTCATTCCATCCATATTAGGTTTGTTTTTTAACTTACCTATGATATTATATTTATTGTTATGTAGAAATTATGATATTTTAGGATTAACAATAGCCAATGTATTAGGAAATTTCTTTAGGGTAGCGGTTCAAGTACCATCACTTATTACTCATGGATACAAATATAGATTTTGTATAAATTTAAAAGATGAAAGATTAAAGGCAATTATAATTTTAATTATACCAGTTGTTATTGGGGCTGGAGCAAACTCTTTAAATATGTTGGTTGATAAATATATGGCTTTTGGTTTGCATCAGGATGGAGCAGTTTCAGAATTGGAATATGCCCAAAAATTAATTGTTTTTATTAATACAATTATAGTGACTTCTGTTAATAGTATAGTATATCCACTTATGGCAAATATGCAAAGTAATGAAGACAAAGCAGGATTTGTAGATATTCTTAAAAAATCTATTGTATATTTAGCCATATTATTAATTCCTATAACAATCGGGATTATAATATATAATAAGGAAATCATAAGCCTCGCATATGAAAGAGGAGCCTTTGATGCAAAAGTTGTGGAGGCCACAAGCCCTGCTTTATTTGGATATGGTTTTGGTGTATTCTTTACTGGAATGAGAGATATTTTAAATTCAACATTGTTTACAATGGGAAAGACAAAGGTTACTACAATAAATGGTATCATAGGAGTAATTATTAATATTATTTTTTGTGTAATATTATCAAAGTATATGGGTATAATGGGAATTGCATTAGCTTCAGTTATAGCAATGGCAGTGACTGCAATACTATTATTTAGAAGTATAGTTAAACTAGAAAAGAGTTTGAGTATAAAGGGTATAGTAAAAAAGATTGGATTAATAACAATAAATTCCTTGATTATGGGCCTTATAATTATAACGTTAGTAGTTTACTTGAAAAATAAATTAAGTTCATTAACACTTTTATTACTTGGGGTTATTGTTGGAAGTATAGTATATTTTATTTTATGTTATTTGTTTAGAATAGAAGAAGTAATTGAAATAAAAGATTTTATTTTAAAGAAGATAAATAGATAG
- a CDS encoding glycosyl transferase group 1, whose protein sequence is MKILFIACYSPLINNSAAIETLQYLNKLSEIDNNEVHLLTVNFPKDSIYYDEALYSMMDKKIKVHLVDGGIVFKKLMPTNDSSNKVSLNNKNGSVKKILRKVKNSVVIPDMYYGWSRKAGEYGIGLMEKEKFDVIFSMHEPPSSHLCAYYIKKHYKKVPWITYWSDPWLKDSTRENSFIVKKIIEKNMEKNIVNLADKFIFVTEANRNEYIKDYEFLKDVNKTFILNRGFDTKLYEKLLEEERPKFIEKHKINIIYTGEIFSKLRDIKPFIKALEDIKEENEDYYNLLNVLFFGNIDDIEGKKRLQNLEIAKVSPRIPFNEALKYMLNGDVLLLFGNKNSKQIPAKIYDYFGAKGRILVIYGDQDDPIKGIVENNPKCFTSENESEEIKQKIYQLIEMYKDNKIKSDPDLNYEWNSIVEKLNSILEGSD, encoded by the coding sequence ATGAAAATATTATTTATTGCCTGCTATTCGCCATTAATAAATAATTCAGCTGCTATTGAGACACTGCAGTATTTAAATAAATTAAGTGAAATTGACAATAATGAAGTTCATTTATTAACTGTGAATTTTCCAAAGGATTCAATATATTATGATGAAGCATTATATTCAATGATGGATAAAAAAATAAAAGTTCACCTTGTGGATGGAGGCATTGTTTTTAAAAAATTAATGCCTACAAATGACAGTTCAAATAAAGTTTCGTTAAATAATAAAAACGGAAGTGTGAAAAAAATACTGCGTAAGGTTAAAAATTCTGTGGTTATACCAGACATGTACTATGGATGGTCAAGAAAAGCAGGAGAATATGGAATAGGATTAATGGAAAAAGAAAAGTTTGATGTTATATTTTCAATGCATGAACCTCCATCTTCGCATCTATGCGCATATTACATAAAAAAGCATTATAAAAAGGTTCCTTGGATTACTTATTGGAGTGACCCTTGGCTTAAGGATTCAACAAGAGAAAATTCTTTTATAGTTAAGAAAATTATTGAAAAGAATATGGAAAAAAATATTGTTAATTTAGCAGATAAATTTATATTTGTCACTGAAGCAAATAGGAATGAATATATAAAGGATTATGAATTTTTGAAAGATGTTAATAAAACCTTTATATTAAATAGAGGTTTTGATACTAAATTATATGAAAAATTGCTTGAGGAAGAACGTCCAAAATTTATTGAAAAACATAAGATTAACATAATTTACACTGGAGAAATATTCTCAAAACTTAGGGATATTAAACCTTTTATCAAAGCTCTAGAAGATATTAAGGAAGAAAATGAAGATTATTATAATTTATTAAATGTTTTATTTTTTGGAAATATAGATGATATAGAAGGAAAAAAAAGACTGCAAAATTTAGAAATAGCTAAGGTATCACCTAGAATTCCTTTTAACGAGGCACTTAAATATATGTTAAATGGTGATGTTTTGCTTTTATTTGGAAATAAGAACTCGAAGCAGATTCCAGCAAAAATATATGATTACTTTGGAGCAAAGGGTAGGATATTGGTTATCTATGGAGATCAAGATGATCCAATAAAGGGGATAGTAGAAAATAATCCAAAGTGTTTCACAAGTGAAAATGAATCTGAAGAAATAAAGCAAAAAATATACCAATTAATAGAAATGTATAAAGATAATAAAATAAAAAGTGATCCAGATTTAAATTATGAGTGGAATTCAATAGTAGAGAAGCTTAACAGTATATTAGAAGGAAGTGATTAA
- a CDS encoding glycosyltransferase, with protein sequence MHIMVIPSWYASSRNKVHGSFFKEQFIALSNSGEKITVAYNEIWPITMFGKIDEKRGLKFNIEENLRTYRYKDYNYFPKMALMFRSFNKRMDKLYQEIIKREGKVDIIHAHSAFWGAIAGAYISKKYNIPLVITEHSSLKYAKYARESYKKYIFESYEMADCLIAVGNGLKKEMQEYVNKPIEVIHNMVDLKLFDVDKNNNRNVSDKEKFNIFSCSFLEEGKGMECLIKAFAQAFRGKNVSLKIGGDGSIKSLLEKLVEDLKMDNQIELLGALSREEVAREMKSCDAFALASEHETFGVVYIEALACGKPVIGTNNGGAEDIINDGNGIMAKKNSVEDLTKALKKIKENYIRYDKDKIRQETIFSYSEKVLVEKLKGVYKKVYEGNN encoded by the coding sequence ATGCATATAATGGTCATTCCATCTTGGTATGCATCTTCAAGAAATAAAGTTCATGGGAGTTTTTTTAAAGAACAGTTTATAGCTCTTTCGAATAGTGGAGAAAAGATTACTGTAGCATATAATGAAATTTGGCCAATTACTATGTTTGGAAAAATAGATGAGAAGAGAGGGCTAAAATTTAATATAGAAGAGAATTTAAGAACTTATAGATATAAAGATTATAACTATTTTCCAAAGATGGCGCTTATGTTTAGGAGTTTTAATAAAAGAATGGATAAACTTTATCAAGAAATAATTAAGCGAGAGGGTAAGGTCGATATTATTCATGCACATTCTGCTTTTTGGGGAGCTATAGCTGGGGCATATATCAGCAAGAAATATAATATTCCATTAGTTATAACAGAACATTCATCCTTGAAATATGCCAAGTATGCAAGAGAAAGTTATAAAAAGTATATCTTTGAGTCATATGAAATGGCTGATTGTTTAATAGCAGTTGGAAATGGCTTAAAGAAAGAAATGCAGGAATATGTTAACAAACCTATTGAAGTTATCCACAATATGGTGGATTTGAAATTATTTGATGTTGATAAAAATAATAATAGAAATGTATCTGACAAAGAGAAATTTAATATTTTTTCATGTTCTTTTCTTGAAGAGGGAAAAGGTATGGAATGTTTAATTAAAGCATTTGCACAGGCCTTTAGAGGTAAGAACGTAAGCTTGAAAATAGGTGGAGATGGATCTATTAAATCACTGTTAGAAAAACTTGTTGAGGATTTGAAAATGGACAATCAGATTGAACTTTTAGGAGCCTTATCAAGAGAAGAAGTGGCCAGAGAAATGAAAAGTTGTGATGCATTTGCATTAGCATCAGAACATGAAACCTTTGGGGTAGTATATATTGAAGCTCTTGCATGTGGAAAGCCAGTTATTGGAACAAACAATGGTGGAGCAGAAGATATAATTAATGATGGAAATGGAATAATGGCTAAAAAGAATAGTGTGGAGGATTTAACCAAAGCATTAAAGAAAATTAAAGAAAATTATATAAGGTATGATAAAGATAAAATAAGGCAAGAAACAATTTTTAGCTACTCTGAAAAAGTACTAGTTGAAAAGCTAAAAGGAGTGTATAAAAAAGTATATGAAGGAAATAATTAA
- a CDS encoding O-antigen ligase family protein — MKEIIKNVYEYVDNKFYFKLLYLFITLTYVTILKYIPGTNIVKNIVFAWGMLLLLLLIIEDYKRRKIYKFDIPLGIFMILTLIFNLFVYRDMDNIKVWMVNLIVFTIIFTVDVFRNKKELIKEMNTISCFYVVFMLLASGASLIMYLFNMKLTIKNVVFELNGVNGGVFENKNALSIAAALAIVLCIYLNYVTQSHRLKLFWLANIVLQVAVMMVGSHGRSADLIVIAVVYTFVFVYNKNKYLRTVLVLIPILACIGVWQVNKENIRLYTSGRSNLWESAAVVVEQHPLAGVGYNDMIGEVKAARPISDLPGLDVGRLHNIYVETATVNGIISLLLFISFLGIILAFIVEQLDKLQRKEKIQMTTLTSLIVGIIAVNLFESNLINSANFISMIFWIYLGYLVSILDNKNVE; from the coding sequence ATGAAGGAAATAATTAAAAATGTATATGAATATGTAGATAATAAATTTTATTTTAAACTATTGTATTTGTTTATAACGTTAACTTATGTAACTATTCTAAAATACATACCAGGAACTAATATTGTAAAGAACATTGTATTTGCATGGGGAATGCTATTATTATTACTTTTGATAATTGAAGATTATAAAAGGAGAAAAATTTATAAGTTTGATATCCCTTTAGGTATATTTATGATATTAACTCTAATTTTTAATCTTTTTGTATATAGGGATATGGATAATATAAAGGTTTGGATGGTTAACCTAATAGTATTTACTATAATATTTACTGTAGATGTCTTTAGAAATAAAAAAGAACTAATTAAAGAAATGAATACAATTTCTTGTTTTTATGTTGTTTTTATGCTTTTAGCATCAGGAGCTTCGTTAATTATGTATCTTTTTAATATGAAGTTAACTATTAAAAATGTTGTCTTTGAATTGAATGGTGTTAATGGAGGAGTGTTTGAAAATAAAAATGCTCTTTCTATAGCAGCAGCATTAGCTATAGTTTTGTGTATTTATTTAAATTATGTGACTCAAAGCCACAGACTTAAGCTGTTTTGGTTGGCTAATATAGTATTGCAGGTAGCAGTAATGATGGTAGGATCTCATGGAAGAAGCGCAGATTTAATTGTGATTGCTGTAGTATATACGTTTGTTTTTGTATACAATAAAAATAAATATCTCAGAACCGTACTTGTATTAATACCAATATTGGCTTGCATAGGTGTATGGCAAGTTAACAAAGAAAATATAAGACTTTACACAAGTGGAAGAAGTAATTTATGGGAGTCAGCAGCTGTTGTAGTAGAACAGCATCCTTTAGCAGGAGTTGGATATAATGATATGATAGGAGAAGTTAAAGCAGCTAGACCAATAAGTGATTTGCCAGGTTTGGATGTTGGGCGTCTTCATAATATTTATGTTGAAACAGCTACAGTAAATGGTATAATTTCGTTATTATTATTTATCAGCTTTTTAGGTATTATACTTGCATTTATTGTTGAACAATTAGATAAGCTTCAGCGTAAAGAAAAAATTCAAATGACAACATTAACTTCACTTATAGTAGGAATTATTGCTGTTAATTTATTTGAAAGTAATTTAATTAATTCGGCAAATTTTATATCAATGATTTTTTGGATATACTTGGGATATTTAGTATCTATTTTAGATAATAAGAATGTAGAATAG
- a CDS encoding cyclodeaminase/cyclohydrolase family protein: MKFCEESINQFLEELGSDLSAPGGGSVAGLIAALASALNSMVYSLTVGKKSYIALDDNEKGIINKFQIECREFTTRSLELMEEDRDNFLKLMDSYKLPKETKEEKEKRALSIKENTIKSMEAPLVLARESLEFYKNLNVMAKYGNKMLLSDLGISAILLHSAIESSIVNVKVNLNGLRNEEFFEKIDNELHTIMEKSFSEKNNIMGLVNNIIYPN, from the coding sequence ATGAAATTTTGTGAAGAAAGTATTAATCAATTTTTGGAAGAATTGGGCTCAGATTTATCAGCGCCTGGTGGAGGGAGTGTAGCTGGACTTATAGCTGCATTAGCATCAGCGTTAAATTCTATGGTTTATTCATTAACTGTAGGTAAAAAGTCATATATAGCTTTGGATGATAATGAAAAAGGAATAATAAACAAATTTCAAATTGAATGTAGAGAATTTACTACTAGAAGTTTAGAACTTATGGAAGAAGATAGAGATAATTTTTTAAAGTTAATGGATTCTTATAAGTTACCTAAGGAAACTAAGGAAGAGAAAGAAAAGAGAGCATTATCTATAAAAGAAAATACCATAAAGTCTATGGAAGCTCCATTAGTTTTAGCTAGAGAAAGTTTAGAATTTTATAAAAATCTAAATGTTATGGCTAAGTATGGAAATAAGATGCTATTGTCAGATTTGGGGATTTCAGCAATCTTGCTTCATTCTGCAATAGAAAGCTCTATTGTAAATGTTAAAGTAAACTTAAATGGACTTAGAAATGAAGAATTTTTTGAGAAGATTGATAATGAATTGCATACAATTATGGAAAAGTCTTTTAGTGAAAAAAATAATATTATGGGATTAGTAAATAATATTATTTACCCCAATTAA
- a CDS encoding clostri-philic family protein gives MSTKDGIHKPGSSNPEQKGLRRQKLHSSQNNVGDSKNIPQYENFDGEPIK, from the coding sequence ATGTCTACTAAAGATGGAATACATAAGCCTGGATCATCTAATCCAGAACAAAAAGGATTAAGAAGACAAAAACTTCACTCTTCTCAAAATAACGTTGGAGACTCCAAAAACATACCACAATATGAGAATTTTGATGGCGAGCCAATAAAATAA
- a CDS encoding IS256 family transposase encodes MSLSRDELVKLILNNSDIKTAEDIQNTLKDLFGGLLQQALEAEMEQHLGYAKHDYGNKNTSNSRNGKSSKTMKSNLGLFDLDVPRDREGSFEPAIVKKHQTDVSHLESAVIGMYAKGMTTRDIATQINDIYGMDASPTLISNITDKVIPMLKEWQSRPLESIYPIIFMDAIHFKVRKDNTIVSKAAYAVIGVNLEGKKDVLGIWIGSAESSKYWLLVLNELKNRGVNDILIACVDGLNGFKEAIHAVFPNTEIQRCIIHQIRNSSKYLSYKDLKAFNADLKLVYKAPSEDVALAELDKLEEKWGDKYLIAIKSWRNNWDELATFFKYPPEIRKIIYTTNAMESYNRQLRKVTKSKSIFPNDEALLKILYLATVDITKKWTQGIKSWAQILAQLSIFFEGRLDEVLF; translated from the coding sequence ATGTCTTTATCTAGAGATGAATTAGTAAAATTAATTTTAAATAACTCTGACATCAAAACTGCTGAAGATATACAAAATACACTTAAAGATTTATTTGGAGGTTTGCTTCAGCAGGCGCTAGAAGCGGAAATGGAACAACACTTAGGATATGCTAAACATGATTATGGAAATAAGAATACATCAAATAGCCGAAATGGTAAGAGTTCAAAAACTATGAAATCCAATCTGGGATTGTTTGATTTAGATGTTCCAAGAGACCGGGAAGGCTCATTTGAGCCAGCTATAGTAAAGAAGCATCAAACAGATGTATCACACTTAGAGAGTGCTGTTATTGGAATGTATGCAAAAGGCATGACTACAAGAGATATAGCAACTCAAATTAATGATATTTATGGAATGGATGCTTCACCAACTCTTATTTCAAATATAACAGATAAGGTTATCCCAATGCTTAAAGAATGGCAAAGTAGACCGTTGGAATCAATTTATCCAATAATCTTTATGGATGCGATTCACTTTAAAGTAAGAAAAGATAATACAATTGTATCAAAGGCAGCTTACGCTGTTATCGGAGTTAATCTTGAAGGTAAAAAAGATGTGCTGGGCATTTGGATTGGATCAGCTGAATCATCAAAATACTGGTTATTAGTCTTAAATGAACTGAAAAATCGTGGTGTAAATGATATTTTAATAGCTTGCGTTGATGGTCTTAATGGTTTCAAAGAAGCTATCCATGCAGTGTTCCCTAATACTGAAATACAAAGATGCATTATTCATCAAATACGAAACTCAAGTAAGTACTTATCGTATAAAGATTTGAAGGCTTTTAATGCCGATTTAAAACTTGTATATAAAGCACCTTCAGAAGACGTAGCGTTAGCCGAATTGGATAAATTAGAAGAAAAGTGGGGAGATAAATATCTAATTGCAATAAAAAGTTGGCGAAATAATTGGGATGAACTTGCAACTTTTTTTAAATATCCTCCTGAAATAAGAAAAATAATATATACAACAAATGCAATGGAAAGCTATAATCGCCAACTTAGAAAAGTTACTAAGAGTAAGTCTATTTTCCCTAATGATGAAGCATTGTTAAAAATACTTTATCTTGCAACTGTTGATATCACAAAAAAATGGACACAAGGAATTAAGAGCTGGGCTCAAATTTTAGCTCAACTATCAATCTTCTTCGAAGGTCGTCTCGACGAAGTCTTGTTTTAA